One Gammaproteobacteria bacterium genomic window, CTTTGATGCTGACGAAGAACGCGCCGATTTTTGTGACGAGAGTCAGACTAAAGTAGGCCGAGTGGATGAACATACTGGCCTAATTACACTATTTGACGTGGACATGGAGGCTATGGGGAAACGTCTAAGCAGCCCTGATTTTCAGGCCATGATTGAAGACTACGTGGACCACCATGACGTATTCACTTTTGAACCTCTGGCTCCACCCGATTAAATCTCACCCATAATGAGGCGTTGGAGAAGTGTCAGGTCCAGTTAGAGCCACTTTGCAGTTGAGACATAACGTACATAACGAATGTCTTGACTAGATAAGACATTTCATATCCACGCTATGCCTCATCTAGGCAGTCGCCACAACACTCTTGTGGGTGTTTCGTTAGTATTCTCTCTTTCAACATGCATCTCGTCGAAAGCAACTCGTTCTATCGTCTTGACACTGCACTCTACCTGTCGACCGACGGCATCTACCAATTCCTCCTTAAGATGCCAGTCACCATCTTCTAGCACACTCTCTAGAATATCTCTGACAGAAGCACCTGTCGCACCTCTACCGGTTGAGACACTCTAGAACTCATCCAAACTCCTACCCAACATCGGGGTTCGTTTTAATTGTTTTCTCTCAGCTCAGTGTGGCGTATTTGTGGTAGGAGCAGAGGATTTGGTGGGGAGATTGGGTTAGCAGTTCACACTTGCATCAGTGTTGAGGGTTCATCGAATTGAGCCGATAAATCTTGATAAATTCAGATGGTCTGAAATGCAGCGATTCATGCATTCATAGTTCGTTGAATACAGGAATATATCTAGACAAACATAAATCAACAATATCTAAAATCCATATTTGTAAACCATTTTCATGCAGTCTGTACCAAATGGCGGTCCTTTATTGTCAACAGCCCACTAAAACTGTAAACCTTTCTGCCTTTTCGGCGATGTCTGGAAGTTCAAGCTTGTCGATCAACTCGCACAGTGAAATTGATTGCCATCTGCGCCGTACGTGTACTCGGCCAATCTTCTAGCCCACATTGCCTTACTTGACATAGAAATCTATATGTTGGGATAGTTATTCAACTGATAACTGTGGATAGGTATCGACGATGGTTAACTACATGCTGACTATTCACGGGGTATAACTTACTTGCGTTCCGTCGGTGCATACCGCTCCTCCTACTGGACAGTGCATTGTTACAGTAGAAGGACAACCCGTACATGTGCATGATCGCTACCACGATCATCAGTTCTATCAATGTGAATCCGAAATTAATGCGTTTCATACCGCCATCTTATTCCTGTTCGGTTCTACCCCGTTTCCGTACACCTATACGCGTCTGTAAACAAATTAACACCACTGTTATTTGAATCGTATATAGGGAGGGTTGAAATAACGCAATATGGAAATCAATGATGAAGGTGGTGATAATTGTCTTGATCTCGCTCAACAAAAGAGTACAGTGACTAGAGTGAAAGACTCTAATTTGCCAATTGCAGGCGGTATGTTGGTCGGACTGGCTGGTGGGTTGTGTTGTGCAGGGCCGCTGGTTCTGATACTACTTGGGATCAGTGGCTCCTGGATCGCTACTTTGACTTTGCTAGAGCCATACCAGCCTCTTTTCATGATCGCGGTGGCAGGTGCTTTCGGTTATTCCGGCTGGCAGTTCTTTCGGCCCATAGAGCAGTGTGCGCCGGGCAGTGCTTGTGCCATTCCGCGTATTCGCCATCGCCGTCAGACAGT contains:
- a CDS encoding mercuric transporter MerT family protein; translated protein: MLVGLAGGLCCAGPLVLILLGISGSWIATLTLLEPYQPLFMIAVAGAFGYSGWQFFRPIEQCAPGSACAIPRIRHRRQTVFWISLPVAVTLVSSSYWIPLVA